One window of the Phycodurus eques isolate BA_2022a chromosome 7, UOR_Pequ_1.1, whole genome shotgun sequence genome contains the following:
- the aldoca gene encoding fructose-bisphosphate aldolase C-A, producing the protein MTHQFAGLSEAQKKELHETAARIVSPGKGILAADESVGSMAKRLAQVGVENTEENRRQFRQILFGADERVNGCIGGVIFFHETLYQHSDGGVSFVKMIRDRGILVGVKVDKGVVPLAGTCGETATQGLDGLSERCAQYKKDGASFAKWRCVMKIGDANPSKLAIAENANVLARYSSICQQHGLVPVVEPELLPDGDHDLKRCQYVTEKVLSAVYRAMSDHHVYLEGTLLKPNMVTPGHGCSKKYSPEDVAMATLTALRRTVPPAVAGVAFLSGGQSEEEASAHLNAVVNCPLAKPWTLTFSFGRALQASALRAWRGHKENEKAATEQFVKRAEVNSLACRGKYKGADNYADSAHGVYGSRYSY; encoded by the exons ATGACGCACCAGTTCGCCGGCCTGTCCGAGGCCCAGAAGAAGGAACTCCACGAGACCGCCGCGCGCATCGTCTCTCCGGGGAAGGGCATCCTGGCCGCCGACGAGTCAGTGG GCAGCATGGCCAAGCGTCTGGCCCAGGTGGGCGTGGAGAACACGGAGGAGAACCGCCGTCAGTTCCGTCAGATCCTCTTCGGCGCCGACGAGCGCGTCAACGGCTGCATCGGCGGCGTCATCTTCTTCCACGAGACGCTCTACCAGCACTCGGACGGCGGGGTCAGCTTCGTCAAGATGATCCGGGACAGAGGCATCCTGGTCGGCGTCAAG GTTGACAAGGGTGTCGTTCCTCTGGCGGGAACCTGCGGCGAAACCGCCACCCAGG gaCTGGACGGCTTGTCAGAGCGCTGCGCCCAGTACAAAAAAGACGGCGCCTCCTTCGCCAAGTGGCGCTGCGTGATGAAGATCGGCGACGCCAACCCGTCCAAGCTGGCCATCGCGGAGAACGCCAACGTCCTGGCACGCTACTCCAGCATCTGCCAGCAG CACGGCCTGGTGCCCGTCGTCGAGCCCGAGCTCCTGCCGGACGGCGATCACGACCTGAAGCGCTGCCAGTACGTCACGGAGAAG GTGCTGTCGGCCGTCTACCGGGCCATGTCGGACCACCACGTGTACCTGGAGGGCACGCTGCTCAAACCCAACATGGTCACGCCGGGCCACGGCTGCAGCAAAAAGTACAGCCCGGAGGACGTCGCCATGGCGACCCTCACCGCCCTGCGCCGCACGGTTCCCCCGGCGGTGGCGG GCGTGGCCTTCCTCTCGGGCGGCCAGAGCGAGGAGGAGGCGTCCGCGCACCTGAACGCCGTCGTCAACTGCCCCCTGGCCAAACCCTGGACCCTCACCTTCTCCTTCGGCCGCGCCCTGCAGGCCTCGGCGCTGCGGGCCTGGCGCGGACACAAGGAGAACGAGAAGGCCGCCACCGAGCAGTTCGTCAAGAGGGCCGAG GTCAACAGTCTGGCGTGTCGAGGAAAGTACAAGGGCGCCGACAACTACGCCGATTCTGCGCACGGCGTCTACGGATCCCGCTACTCGTACTGA